In one Alnus glutinosa chromosome 14, dhAlnGlut1.1, whole genome shotgun sequence genomic region, the following are encoded:
- the LOC133857588 gene encoding glutathione hydrolase 3: MRDRVMGQQGMEAPLLGNHGLADNKKRSWSKALRFLLAFLTTTIVCLILSGDLSSLVLRGGNKYDKRIGGSDADIVESDKGVVAADDGRCSEIGASFLRQGGHAVDAAVATALCVGVVNPMASGIGGGAFMIVRSSSTSQTQAFDMRETAPLAASQDMYENNPQSKAFGALAMGVPGEIAGLHEAWLQHGRLAWRTLFQPAIKLAKEGFVIAPYLGQHITRHAKLILNDAGLSQVFAPNGKLLQAGNTCYNVELGRSLEAVAEQGPQAFYDGTVGEKLVKDVREAGGILTMEDLRNYKVEVKAAMAANVMGYTILGMPPPSSGTVGLSLVLNIFNSYGSSNAANGNLGVHRLVEALKHMYAVRMNLGDPNFVDVSKYVSDMLSPSFAKQIQEKILDNTTFPPEYYMSRWSQLRDHGTSHFCIVDADRNAVSMTTTVNFPFGAGVLSPSTGIVLNNEMDDFSTPTEITPDKLPPAPANFIKPNKRPLSSMAPIIVTKDNQLAGVVGGSGGMEIIPAVIQVFINHFLLGLEPLAAVQNPRIYHKLIPNVVLYENWTVIDGDHIELPDERKLFLKERGHQLKGEAGGAITQFVVQSLQSPIKMGRKCGKYSNANIFHGTLTAVSDPRKNGRPAAI; the protein is encoded by the exons atgaGGGACAGAGTGATGGGGCAACAGGGCATGGAAGCTCCACTTTTGGGCAATCATGGCTTGGCAGATAACAAAAAGAGGAGTTGGAGCAAGGCTCTGCGGTTCCTTCTTGCATTTCTAACCACTACAA TTGTATGCCTTATTCTCAGTGGCGACTTAAGTTCTTTGGTACTGAGAGGAGGAAACAAGTATGATAAGAGGATTGGTGGCAGTGATGCTGACATTGTTGAGTCAGATAAGGGTGTTGTTGCTGCTGATGATGGTCGATGCTCTGAAATTGGCGCATCCTTTCTTAGGCAGGGTGGGCATGCTGTTGATGCTGCAGTGGCAACCGCATTGTGCGTCGGAGTCGTTAACCCGATGGCTAGTGGGATAGGCGGCGGAGCTTTCATGATTGTCCGGTCTTCCTCAACCTCACAAACCCAAGCTTTTGACATGAGGGAAACTGCCCCCTTAGCTGCTTCACAG GATATGTATGAGAACAATCCCCAATCCAAAGCTTTTGGTGCACTTGCAATGGGAGTTCCTGGAGAGATAGCTGGCCTTCATGAAGCTTGGTTGCAACACGGGCGTTTGGCATGGAGGACTTTATTCCAACCTGCCATAAAACTAGCTAAAGAAGGATTTGTGATTGCTCCTTATCTCGGACAGCACATAACTAGGCATGCAAAGCTGATCTTGAACGACGCAGGTTTAAGTCAAGTATTTGCACCAAACGGGAAGTTGTTGCAAGCGGGTAATACATGCTACAATGTGGAGCTTGGCCGCAGCTTAGAGGCTGTGGCAGAGCAGGGGCCTCAAGCTTTCTACGATGGAACTGTTGGTGAGAAGTTAGTGAAGGATGTGAGAGAGGCAGGTGGAATTTTGACAATGGAGGATTTGAGGAATTATAAAGTGGAAGTAAAAGCTGCAATGGCGGCGAATGTGATGGGCTACACAATACTTGGAATGCCACCTCCTTCAAGTGGAACAGTCGGCCTTTCTCTg GTTCTAAACATTTTTAACAGCTATGGAAGTTCCAATGCTGCCAATGGAAATCTGGGTGTACATCGCCTGGTTGAAGCACTGAAACACATGTATGCTGTCCGAATGAACTTGGGTGACCCTAATTTTGTTGATGTGAGTAAATATGTATCTGACATGCTCTCGCCATCTTTTGCGAAGCAAATTCAGGAAAAGATACTCGACAACACCACTTTCCCTCCAGAATACTATATGAGCAG GTGGAGTCAGCTGAGAGATCACGGAACCAGTCATTTCTGCATTGTGGACGCAGATAGAAATGCAGTATCAATGACCACTACAGTAAATTTTCCTTTTGGAGCTGGGGTGCTCTCTCCTTCCACTGGGATTGTGCTGAATAATGAGATGGATGACTTCTCAACGCCCACAGAGATTACCCCAGATAAACTCCCTCCTGCTCCAGCAAATTTTATCAAACCAAATAAAAGACCATTATCTTCCATGGCTCCAATCATTGTTACCAAG GATAATCAGCTGGCAGGGGTAGTTGGCGGCAGTGGTGGTATGGAGATAATCCCAGCAGTAATCCAGGTTTTTATTAACCATTTTCTCTTGGGGTTGGAACCATTAGCTGCAGTTCAGAATCCAAGAATCTACCACAAG CTAATACCAAATGTGGTTTTGTATGAAAACTGGACTGTGATTGATGGCGATCACATTGAGCTTCCAGATGAAAGAAAGCTCTTCTTGAAAGAGAGGGGTCATCAACTGAAGGGCGAGGCAGGGGGGGCAATCACCCAGTTTGTGGTTCAATCCCTCCAAAGCCCCATTAAAATGGGCAGAAAATGTGGAAAATATTCTAATGCCAACATATTCCATGGTACACTCACTGCTGTTAGTGACC